The genome window TCATAACTAGCATTTCGAGCAAAGCGCATTGTATGAGGATAAAAACGCAATTCCGTTGCGCTCTCAATAAGATCAGAAAGATAATTGAAACGCTCCGCGTGAATGCAAGCAATAAAATCACCCACATCAATTAATCGTAGTTCTGGAATAAATTGTGCAACCTGTTTTGCCAGAGCCATTTCACGAATTTCAATTATATAATTTTTTTTCATCTTTTGACTTTAATATATTATTGCTTAGATATTATTTATTAATTGTGTCTTTTGCAAAACTTATGCTTCTTTTTTGTTAAATTTTAAGAAAGAAATTTGATAAATTATTATTTATTACTTTTTTGATTGTTTATAAAACGAATTAGAGCTGCGACACTTTCATATAATTCGGTTGGGATTGTTTGGTCGATTTCAACTTGTTTGTACAGTGTTCGTGCCAAAGTAACATTTTCAAAAATGGGAATGTCATGCTCGATAGCAATTTCGCGAATGTGTAATGCTAGAATATCTTGTCCTTTTGCAATCACAACTGGTGCGTAATCGAGTGGTGGCTTATAGCGCAAAGCAACAGAAAAATGGGTAGGGTTTGTTACAATAAGGGTTGCTTTAGGGACATTAGCGATCATTCGTCGGCGGGTACGGTCTCGTGCTAAGGAACGCATTCGTGCTTTGACCATAGGATTCCCTTCAAGATTTTTATGTTCTTCTTTAATTTCTTGTTTAGTCATGCGTAATTGTTGTCGCCAGTGAAAACGTGACCATGCAATATCTAAACCTACAAGAGCGACAACAGTTACAGTAAAAGAGAGCGATAGGCTAATCAATTCTTTACGAATATATTCTGGTAAAGCTGATGCATCTGTTAAAATTGCATTGATAAAAATTGTATTACTTTTGAAAAATATCATGTAAACAACTAAACTAACACCAATGAGCTTGGTGAGTGATTTTAAAAATTCAACCAATCCCGCTTTGCTATAAATTCGTTTAAATCCATTGGCAGGAGAGACACGCGACCATTGCGGGCGAATACGTTCTATGACAAATCTTGGTACATTCTGTACCGCTGATGCAATAATACTGAGCAGGGGAATAAGAATTAAGATAGGGGCTAAGGCTAAGCCTATACTTCCGCCTACCAAATAAATTAAATGTTTGACATCTTCTGCAGTATTAATACGCCAGGATTCTGGATGCTCAAGCCATTGGACCAAAAAAAATGTAAGTTTTGAAATAGCTGGAAATGAAATAAAAACGCAAATGAAACTAAAGCTTACAAGTGAAGCAAAGATAGGCAATTCACGAGAAAAAGGAAGGTTTCCTTTTTCTTCTTCTTTCCGAATTTTATATTCAGTAGGTTCTTCTGTTTGGCTTTCTTTATCGGGTTTTTCATCTGACATGTTGATTCAGTGCGCCCTTTAGGACGTTCCCTCTTCTCCTAAAAGATTGATTGTTCCTTGTTCTGATAGTTTAATAGCTGTTTGGGCAATACTACGGCGCGCATTAATAACGGCTTCTTGTTTAATGGCTTCATTTTCTGTAGAAAGCTCTGTTTCTACCATGCGGCGTGTCCGTTGTGAAAGAGAATTTAAAATAAGTTCTTTCATGAGATCTTCTGCGCCACGTAAAGCTGTAATGATAGTATCAGCTGCAATTCCATCAAAAAGGAGCAATCGCGCTCGTTCTGTCAAACGTGGAATATCTTCGAAAACAAAGAGTTTGGCTTTAATTTTTTCTATATCTTCTGGATTTAGATTGTCGAGACTTGCTAACATTTCGTCAATATCTTCTTTATCAAGCTCATTAAAAATGATAGCTATTTGGCTGTGATGCGCTTCGTCTCCTTCATCATTATTCTTTAGAAGTATAGGTCGTAACACTTGATCAAGAAGTGTTTCTATTTCCGGTGAAACTGTGCGCAAGTGTAATCTTCTGCGTGTAAGATCACCACGGACAGACATTGTTTGCGCTATCAAAATTTTTGCTGCTATTTCAGAAGGAAGACGAGAAATAATATAGCTGATTACTTGTGGATGTTCTTGTACAAGATGCTTTTGTAAAATATCGATGTTTAATTTTTTGATGATATCCCAAATACTTTCTTGAGGCAGTGCTGGTGCTTTTGAAGGATCAAAAACTAACGCAGCTTCATCTTCTGGTAATGTTTCTTGTACCAAATTATCGAATTTTGCACCGGCCTCTGAAAAAGAGACGCCTTCTGCAAAGGCATCTTCGAACTGACGAACTAAAATTTCAAAATCAGCAAGAGAAATATTGGGTAAGGTATGTGCTTGTCCACTAAGACGGCGCAAATCATCTGGTGTAAAATGTTTTAAAAGACGCGCAGCGGCAGGTTTTCCTAAAGCAACAAGCAGTGCAGCAACCTTTTGTTGTCCAGAAAGTGTATCTATGATTGTAGAAGAATTCTCTGTATCAGAGGATATATTATCTGATATAGCATTGATCTCTTCTGTAGTTTTTGTTTGCTTTACCTGCGTCATATTTGTCTTTCATAATATTTGAAATCAGTTATTTATCAATAATTTCGGTAAGACTAACCCCAAAACGAGAAGGATCATCCTCTAGAACAATGACCTCGCCACGGGCGATAATACGACCATTCACGACGATATCAATAGGATCTCCAATTTGTTTGTCAAGTGTAATAACTGCACCCCGTCCTAAATCCATTAAGGTTGCGACTGGCATAGTTGTTGAACCAAGAACCACTTGAACTTCAACAGGAATACTCATAATGAGTTCTGTGTTACTGTATGTGTCATCTGCACTTTTGGATCCATTATTTTGAGCACCCAAACCTCCAATATTTGTTTTTCCTACTGCTCCAGTTCCCAAACCTCCTAGCATTCCAGGTTTTGCTCCAAGATTAGGAGCTGTTGTTCTTGGTCGTGGTGCTCCACTTCCTAAACCTCCTGGCATTCCAGGTTTTGGTGCTATACCTTCTCCAACTTTTGGAGTTGTAGAGTGGGGTGCTGTTGTAGGATTGATTCCTTTAGGAGTGCTGGATTTGTTTATGTCATTCGTCATTCTATCACCATGTGTTTTTTCTACCTTAAAAGGTATTAAAATTTTATTTTTTAAAGTTGTATTTTATTGTTAAGAGGTGCCTTATGAACTTTACGTTGCACAAAAACAGGCAAGCCTTTAGGAACAATTGATTGCCGACGAAGAGTATGTGTTGTACCAGATGCTACTGAAGGTCCATGAGCTTGCGCAGTTAAGATACCACGGAGTTGATTGAAATCGCTTTTCAATTGATCACGAACATTTTCCATATGGGAAATTGAACGATCAATATCACGCCGAATGCGTGTTGACTCAATCATACGTGCATCCATTTTCCGGTTTTCATCTCGAAACTCTTGATGTTCTTCACGCAAAGTTGAAAGGGCTTGGTCAAGACAGGCTGTCCCAATTTGAACTTGCTTTGCGAGCTCGCGTCCCATTTGGATGGTAGCAGCGAGTTTGCGTGTTGTGATAATCAAAACACTCAATGAGGCCAGAGCCAAGAGTGCACTTACGAAATTAAACATGAACCAACTCATCAATCATTTCCTCTTCTTCATCAATGGGATTTGTAACCCGGATAGAAAAACTTGTCCCAATTTTACCAAGGGAACATTTATAAAGTGATTTATTGCCACTGCGTAATCTGATTTGTTTTGCAGCATTGGCAGGAAGGGGTAAAATCTGACCTACTTTGAGAGTAGATAATTCATTTAAGGTCATTGATCCCTGTTGAATAAAAGCTTCAATACGCACACGTGATCGACTGACTTCTTGTTTTAAACGTTTGGCCCAAAGAGGATCAGTCCGTTTTTCAGGAGAACGAAGTGCTTGTGTAACAGCTTCTTGGATAGGGCGATGGCAGCTGCGTGGCATTAAAATATTTACGCGTGTCTCCACTTCACCACATTTAACTCCAAGAGTGCATGAAAACATTTGTGATTGATTAAATGTTTCCGCATTAAATTCTTGTGCTTTACATGTTTGCTTGAAAATTAAAAGCGATCCATCGCCAACACCAAAAACACCATCTATTGCATACGCCAATAATTTTCCAAAAGTTTCACCGACTTTGTATTCTGTTGGGCTAAAAGGACGTCCATTACGATTTGTTACCATGGGTTCTGAGGCACCGAAAAAAACTTCTGTTGCAAGCTCTACGAGTGTTGCATCAAGAACAAAAATAACATCATCTCCCCAGCGATCGGAATTAAAATAAATCAGAAGTGCTTCTGTTCCAATTGCTTGAGTAATCTGATCGTTTTTGAGTGTATCAAGTGATTGTACATCTGTCGTAAATTTTAAAGATGTATAATTGCCTAAACGCATACAAAGATTACTTGCTGCATCACGAAAGACATATTGAAATGACATAAGATCATCACTTGAT of Bartonella sp. JB63 contains these proteins:
- the flhB gene encoding flagellar biosynthesis protein FlhB, whose amino-acid sequence is MSDEKPDKESQTEEPTEYKIRKEEEKGNLPFSRELPIFASLVSFSFICVFISFPAISKLTFFLVQWLEHPESWRINTAEDVKHLIYLVGGSIGLALAPILILIPLLSIIASAVQNVPRFVIERIRPQWSRVSPANGFKRIYSKAGLVEFLKSLTKLIGVSLVVYMIFFKSNTIFINAILTDASALPEYIRKELISLSLSFTVTVVALVGLDIAWSRFHWRQQLRMTKQEIKEEHKNLEGNPMVKARMRSLARDRTRRRMIANVPKATLIVTNPTHFSVALRYKPPLDYAPVVIAKGQDILALHIREIAIEHDIPIFENVTLARTLYKQVEIDQTIPTELYESVAALIRFINNQKSNK
- a CDS encoding flagellar motor switch protein FliG, which codes for MTQVKQTKTTEEINAISDNISSDTENSSTIIDTLSGQQKVAALLVALGKPAAARLLKHFTPDDLRRLSGQAHTLPNISLADFEILVRQFEDAFAEGVSFSEAGAKFDNLVQETLPEDEAALVFDPSKAPALPQESIWDIIKKLNIDILQKHLVQEHPQVISYIISRLPSEIAAKILIAQTMSVRGDLTRRRLHLRTVSPEIETLLDQVLRPILLKNNDEGDEAHHSQIAIIFNELDKEDIDEMLASLDNLNPEDIEKIKAKLFVFEDIPRLTERARLLLFDGIAADTIITALRGAEDLMKELILNSLSQRTRRMVETELSTENEAIKQEAVINARRSIAQTAIKLSEQGTINLLGEEGTS
- the fliN gene encoding flagellar motor switch protein FliN; this encodes MPGGLGSGAPRPRTTAPNLGAKPGMLGGLGTGAVGKTNIGGLGAQNNGSKSADDTYSNTELIMSIPVEVQVVLGSTTMPVATLMDLGRGAVITLDKQIGDPIDIVVNGRIIARGEVIVLEDDPSRFGVSLTEIIDK
- a CDS encoding BAB2_0123 family type IV secretion system effector, with protein sequence MSWFMFNFVSALLALASLSVLIITTRKLAATIQMGRELAKQVQIGTACLDQALSTLREEHQEFRDENRKMDARMIESTRIRRDIDRSISHMENVRDQLKSDFNQLRGILTAQAHGPSVASGTTHTLRRQSIVPKGLPVFVQRKVHKAPLNNKIQL
- a CDS encoding FliM/FliN family flagellar motor switch protein; translated protein: MTEQKANEDKAQEGKKQDVLTQHILRAAGLSSDDLMSFQYVFRDAASNLCMRLGNYTSLKFTTDVQSLDTLKNDQITQAIGTEALLIYFNSDRWGDDVIFVLDATLVELATEVFFGASEPMVTNRNGRPFSPTEYKVGETFGKLLAYAIDGVFGVGDGSLLIFKQTCKAQEFNAETFNQSQMFSCTLGVKCGEVETRVNILMPRSCHRPIQEAVTQALRSPEKRTDPLWAKRLKQEVSRSRVRIEAFIQQGSMTLNELSTLKVGQILPLPANAAKQIRLRSGNKSLYKCSLGKIGTSFSIRVTNPIDEEEEMIDELVHV